The Rhodococcus sp. X156 genome window below encodes:
- the trpD gene encoding anthranilate phosphoribosyltransferase: protein MTNITWPSLLGRVVDGCDLTPADTAWAMDEIMTGAATPAQIAALGVAMRAKGETGAEVSGMADSMLRHAKLVEVDRDAVDVVGTGGDRSNTVNISTMAALVVAGAGVAVVKHGNRAASSKSGTADVLEALGVAIGLGPTGVSATVKELGIGFCFAPVYHPALRHAAGPRREIGIPTAFNVLGPLTNPGRPRAGLIGCAYEHMTGPLADVFAKRGSSVLVARGDDGLDELTTTTTSTVWVVHEGSVTKEAFDPHDLGLARVPVEALRGGDAAENAAVARAVLKGETGPVRDAVLLNAAGALAAHAGVPVGGLTEAVAAQLPRAAESIDSGAAATLLRRWAVLSTQLAG, encoded by the coding sequence ATGACCAACATCACCTGGCCGAGCCTGCTCGGTCGTGTCGTGGACGGCTGCGACCTGACGCCCGCCGACACCGCCTGGGCGATGGACGAGATCATGACCGGCGCCGCCACTCCCGCGCAGATCGCCGCCCTCGGGGTGGCCATGCGGGCCAAGGGAGAGACCGGGGCCGAGGTGTCCGGCATGGCCGACTCGATGCTGCGCCACGCCAAGCTGGTGGAGGTGGACCGCGACGCGGTGGACGTCGTGGGCACTGGTGGTGACCGCTCCAACACGGTGAACATCTCCACCATGGCCGCGCTGGTGGTGGCCGGCGCTGGCGTGGCGGTGGTCAAGCACGGCAACCGCGCCGCGTCGTCCAAGAGCGGCACCGCCGACGTCCTGGAGGCGCTCGGGGTGGCCATCGGGCTGGGGCCCACCGGCGTGAGCGCCACGGTCAAGGAGCTGGGCATCGGCTTCTGCTTCGCGCCGGTCTACCACCCGGCGCTGCGCCACGCCGCCGGCCCGCGCCGCGAGATCGGCATCCCCACCGCGTTCAACGTGCTGGGCCCCCTGACCAACCCGGGCCGGCCCCGGGCCGGGCTGATCGGCTGCGCTTACGAGCACATGACCGGGCCGCTGGCCGACGTCTTCGCCAAGCGGGGCTCCTCGGTGCTGGTGGCCCGCGGCGACGACGGGCTGGACGAGCTGACCACCACCACCACGTCCACGGTGTGGGTGGTGCACGAGGGCTCGGTGACCAAGGAGGCGTTCGACCCCCACGACCTCGGACTGGCGCGGGTGCCGGTGGAGGCGCTGCGCGGCGGCGACGCCGCCGAGAACGCCGCGGTAGCCCGCGCGGTGCTGAAGGGCGAGACCGGCCCCGTGCGGGACGCGGTGCTGCTCAACGCCGCCGGTGCGCTGGCGGCGCACGCCGGGGTGCCGGTGGGTGGGCTGACCGAGGCAGTGGCAGCCCAGCTTCCGCGGGCGGCGGAGTCGATCGACAGCGGTGCCGCGGCGACCCTGCTGCGCCGGTGGGCGGTGCTGTCCACCCAGCTGGCCGGCTGA
- a CDS encoding cytochrome bc complex cytochrome b subunit produces the protein MTTTTAPKGKLAALGEGAATWSDDRYHMAAGMRRQINKVFPTHWSFLFGEMALYSFIILLVSGVYLTLFFDPSMAEVTYDGVYEPLRGVEMSRAYETSLNISFEVRGGLFMRQMHHWAALLFVASMVVHLLRVFFTGGYRKPREANWTIGGILLLLGIVEGFAGYSLPDDLLSGTGLRIASAIILSLPVIGTWMHWLVFAGEFPGTIIIDRFYIAHVLLIPGILLALIAAHLALVWYQKHTQFPAAGRTEKNVVGVRIMPLFALKAGGFFGVTMGVLILMSGLFQINPIWTLGPYDPSQVSAGSQPDWYMGFTDGAARILPAWELYLGNYTVSQPVFVALLCGAVIGALFAYPVIERKLTKDDAPHNLLQRPRDAPIRTSLGAMAIAFYVVLTLSGGNDIIAFHFDISLNAMTWIGRIAILLVPPIVYWLTYRYCIGLQRDDRKVLEHGVETGMIKRLPHGEFVEVHQPLGGVDAHGHAIPLEYQGATVPKKMNSLGAAGEAGRGSFLYADPADEAAALEAAEREGLEEHHRALSGKPLDPRD, from the coding sequence ATGACAACCACCACTGCCCCCAAGGGCAAGCTCGCCGCCCTCGGTGAGGGCGCAGCCACCTGGTCGGACGACCGGTACCACATGGCTGCCGGCATGCGGCGCCAGATCAACAAGGTCTTCCCCACTCACTGGTCGTTCCTCTTCGGTGAGATGGCGCTGTACAGCTTCATCATCCTGCTGGTCTCGGGCGTCTACCTGACGCTGTTCTTCGACCCGTCGATGGCCGAGGTCACCTACGACGGTGTCTACGAGCCGCTGCGTGGCGTGGAGATGTCCCGGGCGTACGAGACCTCGCTGAACATCTCCTTCGAGGTGCGTGGCGGGCTGTTCATGCGCCAGATGCACCACTGGGCCGCGCTGCTGTTCGTGGCGTCCATGGTGGTCCACCTGCTCCGCGTGTTCTTCACCGGCGGGTACCGCAAGCCGCGCGAGGCCAACTGGACGATCGGCGGGATCCTCCTGCTGCTGGGCATCGTGGAGGGCTTCGCCGGCTACTCCCTGCCCGACGACCTGCTCTCCGGCACGGGCCTGCGGATCGCCTCGGCGATCATCCTGTCTCTCCCGGTGATCGGCACCTGGATGCACTGGCTGGTCTTTGCCGGCGAGTTCCCCGGCACCATCATCATCGACCGCTTCTACATCGCCCACGTGCTGCTCATCCCGGGCATCCTGCTGGCCCTCATCGCCGCCCACCTGGCACTGGTCTGGTACCAGAAGCACACCCAGTTCCCCGCGGCCGGCCGCACGGAGAAGAACGTCGTGGGCGTGCGGATCATGCCGCTGTTCGCGCTGAAGGCCGGTGGCTTCTTCGGCGTCACCATGGGTGTGCTGATCCTGATGAGCGGGCTCTTCCAGATCAACCCGATCTGGACCCTCGGGCCCTACGACCCCTCACAGGTCTCCGCCGGCTCGCAGCCCGACTGGTACATGGGCTTCACCGACGGCGCGGCACGCATCCTGCCCGCCTGGGAGCTGTACCTGGGCAACTACACGGTGTCGCAGCCGGTGTTCGTGGCCCTGCTGTGCGGTGCGGTGATCGGCGCGCTGTTCGCCTACCCCGTCATCGAGCGCAAGCTGACCAAGGACGACGCGCCGCACAACCTGCTGCAGCGACCGCGGGACGCCCCGATTCGCACCTCCCTGGGTGCCATGGCCATCGCGTTCTACGTGGTGCTCACCCTGTCCGGCGGCAACGACATCATCGCGTTCCACTTCGACATCTCGCTCAACGCCATGACCTGGATCGGTCGCATCGCCATCCTGCTGGTTCCGCCGATCGTGTACTGGCTGACCTACCGCTACTGCATCGGCCTGCAGCGCGACGACCGCAAGGTCCTGGAGCACGGCGTGGAGACCGGCATGATCAAGCGTCTGCCGCACGGTGAGTTCGTCGAGGTGCACCAGCCCCTGGGTGGCGTCGACGCCCACGGCCACGCCATCCCGCTGGAGTACCAGGGCGCGACCGTGCCCAAGAAGATGAACTCCCTGGGTGCGGCCGGCGAGGCCGGCCGCGGCAGCTTCCTCTACGCCGACCCGGCCGACGAGGCCGCGGCGCTGGAGGCGGCGGAGCGCGAGGGGCTCGAGGAGCACCACCGCGCACTGTCGGGCAAGCCTCTCGACCCGAGGGACTGA
- a CDS encoding SDR family NAD(P)-dependent oxidoreductase: MPVIAIVGAGPGLGLSLAKTFGAQDFQVALISRSQQRLDGLVAQLDAAGIEAAAFPADVRDPTSLVEAFDGVTDRFDAVDVLEFSPAPYRPAPELAVADPLEVTVANLRPQIEYYLYGAVTAAQQVLPPMIDDEVGTLLFTTGAGSVTPHPRMGNVNAAAAALRSWVLDLNQVAAELGVYAAHVAINTGIGSGPPDAEADVIAKAYWDLYVRRDRAELVYTA; this comes from the coding sequence ATGCCGGTCATCGCCATCGTCGGAGCAGGCCCCGGGCTGGGGCTCTCCCTCGCCAAGACCTTTGGCGCACAAGACTTTCAGGTGGCGCTGATCTCCCGGTCGCAGCAGCGCCTGGACGGGCTCGTGGCCCAGCTCGACGCCGCCGGCATCGAGGCGGCGGCCTTCCCCGCCGACGTGCGCGACCCCACCTCGCTGGTGGAGGCCTTCGACGGGGTGACCGACCGGTTCGACGCGGTGGACGTGCTCGAGTTCTCCCCGGCCCCGTACCGGCCTGCTCCGGAGCTGGCGGTGGCCGACCCGCTGGAGGTCACCGTGGCCAACCTGCGGCCGCAGATCGAGTACTACCTGTACGGCGCGGTCACCGCCGCCCAGCAGGTGCTGCCGCCGATGATCGACGACGAGGTGGGGACGCTGTTGTTCACCACCGGCGCCGGCTCGGTGACGCCGCACCCCAGGATGGGCAACGTCAACGCCGCGGCCGCAGCGCTGCGCAGCTGGGTGCTCGACCTCAACCAGGTGGCGGCCGAGCTGGGTGTCTACGCCGCGCACGTCGCCATCAACACCGGGATCGGCTCCGGGCCACCGGACGCGGAGGCCGACGTCATCGCCAAGGCCTACTGGGACCTCTACGTCCGGCGCGACCGGGCCGAGCTGGTCTACACCGCGTGA
- a CDS encoding NAD(P)H-binding protein produces the protein MRVTVFGSTSDVGRLAVRDLLDNGHSVRAYVHEAVLPPASWSADVDVVVGEITDRVAVGSAVAGAEAVVSTLWPTLNRRRVGPPLVEGTRLVVEAMLGHGVRRYVGNATPCVLDPRESPTTQTRVVSWLTRTLLPRAYREVVGMSNAVMRTSLDWTIVRVILPTGGPGVGVRHVGFFGTDRIGWQVSKADLATFTADQVDSRRFLRAAPAISS, from the coding sequence GTGAGGGTCACCGTCTTCGGGTCGACCAGCGACGTGGGCCGGCTCGCGGTGCGCGACCTGCTGGACAACGGCCACTCCGTGCGCGCCTACGTGCACGAGGCGGTGCTGCCGCCGGCGAGCTGGTCCGCCGACGTGGACGTGGTGGTCGGGGAGATCACCGACCGCGTGGCCGTCGGCTCCGCGGTGGCCGGGGCGGAGGCGGTGGTGAGCACGCTCTGGCCGACGCTCAACCGCCGGCGGGTGGGCCCGCCCCTGGTGGAGGGCACCCGGCTGGTGGTGGAGGCCATGCTGGGGCACGGGGTGCGCCGCTACGTCGGCAACGCCACGCCGTGCGTGCTCGACCCGCGGGAGAGCCCCACGACGCAGACCCGGGTGGTGTCCTGGCTGACCCGGACCCTCCTGCCGCGGGCGTACCGCGAGGTGGTGGGCATGTCCAACGCCGTCATGCGCACCTCCCTGGACTGGACCATCGTGCGCGTCATCCTGCCCACCGGCGGCCCGGGCGTCGGCGTGCGGCACGTGGGCTTCTTCGGCACCGACCGCATCGGCTGGCAGGTGAGCAAGGCCGACCTCGCCACGTTCACCGCCGACCAGGTGGACAGCCGCCGCTTCCTGCGCGCCGCCCCCGCCATCAGCAGCTGA
- a CDS encoding response regulator transcription factor, whose product MSSHADAPSRTVLVFSHRPPVREAIISAVGRRPAADLGRISYVEAGTIAEVLQHLDAGTVDLAVLDGEAQPTGGIGLCRQLKHEITHCPPVVVAVRRQDDRWLATWSQADAVLVHPLDPLTAAETVAEVLRSSGLAVVRG is encoded by the coding sequence ATGAGCAGCCACGCGGACGCCCCCAGCCGCACCGTCCTGGTGTTCAGCCACCGCCCCCCGGTGCGCGAGGCGATCATCAGCGCGGTGGGCCGTCGTCCCGCCGCTGACCTGGGCCGGATCAGCTACGTCGAGGCGGGCACCATCGCCGAGGTCCTCCAGCACCTGGATGCGGGCACGGTGGACCTGGCGGTGCTCGACGGCGAGGCACAGCCCACCGGGGGCATCGGCCTGTGCCGCCAGCTCAAGCACGAGATCACCCACTGCCCGCCGGTGGTGGTGGCCGTGCGCCGTCAGGACGACCGCTGGCTGGCCACCTGGTCGCAGGCCGACGCCGTGCTGGTGCACCCGCTGGACCCGCTGACCGCAGCCGAGACCGTGGCCGAGGTGCTGCGCAGCTCCGGGCTGGCGGTCGTGCGCGGATGA
- a CDS encoding cytochrome c oxidase assembly protein translates to MLAHDAHTHATGTGASPVVLAVLGLFAAAYLVGALRTDRDGRGWQHWRTAAFLGGLALLGWALVPDALPLPAGTFQAHMAQHLLLAMLAPLGLVLGAPVTLVLRNVSATTGRRLVAVLRSRPVGLVANPVVALLLTLGSLYLLYLTPLYAWSSSHPLAHHLLHLHFLLAGYLFAWVIAGPDPGPHRLSVRARLVVLGVAIAGHAILSQLMYANRYVRIPTTSDDLQAGASLMYFGGDIAELLLALAMLLTWRVPRRARATTAVSAP, encoded by the coding sequence ATGCTCGCGCACGACGCGCACACCCACGCCACCGGCACGGGCGCCAGTCCGGTGGTGCTCGCCGTGCTGGGCCTGTTCGCCGCGGCGTACCTGGTGGGGGCGCTGCGCACCGACCGCGACGGCCGCGGCTGGCAGCACTGGCGCACCGCCGCGTTCCTGGGTGGGCTGGCGCTGCTGGGCTGGGCGCTGGTGCCCGACGCGCTGCCGCTGCCCGCTGGCACGTTCCAGGCGCACATGGCCCAGCACCTGCTGCTGGCCATGCTGGCCCCGCTCGGGCTGGTGCTCGGCGCGCCCGTCACGCTGGTGCTGCGCAACGTCTCCGCCACCACGGGTCGGCGGCTGGTGGCGGTGCTGCGCAGCCGGCCGGTGGGCCTGGTCGCCAACCCCGTGGTGGCGCTGCTGCTCACCCTCGGCTCGCTGTACCTGCTGTACCTGACCCCGCTGTACGCGTGGAGCAGCAGCCACCCCCTGGCCCACCACCTGCTGCACCTGCACTTCCTGCTCGCCGGCTACCTCTTCGCCTGGGTGATCGCCGGCCCCGACCCGGGCCCGCACCGGCTGTCGGTCAGGGCGCGGCTGGTGGTGCTGGGGGTGGCCATCGCCGGGCACGCCATCCTGTCCCAGCTGATGTACGCCAACCGCTACGTGCGCATCCCGACCACCAGCGACGACCTGCAGGCCGGGGCCTCGCTGATGTACTTCGGTGGCGACATCGCCGAGCTGCTGCTGGCGCTGGCCATGCTGCTCACCTGGCGGGTGCCGCGGCGCGCCCGGGCAACGACCGCGGTCAGCGCACCCTAG
- a CDS encoding DUF2243 domain-containing protein, whose product MSTPPDARTPSAALRAPGIVLGVGLGGFVDGILLHQILQWHHMLTSTDTDRVGVAFYPQDTVHGLEINTLWDGFFHTFTWLAVLIGLALLFSRLSSGQVHSWRATPLWGWILVGWGLFNLVEGIIDHHVLGIHHVRSGPNQTWWDLGFLALGAVLVVVGWLLARPSSRRTTTPVATAPR is encoded by the coding sequence ATGAGCACGCCGCCTGATGCCCGCACCCCCTCCGCCGCGCTGCGCGCGCCGGGCATCGTGCTCGGCGTGGGCCTCGGTGGCTTCGTGGACGGCATCCTGCTGCACCAGATCCTGCAGTGGCACCACATGCTCACCAGCACCGACACCGACCGGGTGGGCGTCGCCTTCTACCCGCAGGACACCGTGCACGGACTGGAGATCAACACCCTCTGGGACGGCTTCTTCCACACCTTCACCTGGCTGGCGGTGCTGATCGGGCTGGCGCTGCTGTTCTCCCGGCTCAGCTCCGGCCAGGTGCACAGCTGGCGAGCCACACCGCTGTGGGGCTGGATCCTGGTGGGCTGGGGCTTGTTCAACCTGGTGGAGGGCATCATCGACCACCACGTCCTGGGCATCCACCACGTGCGCAGCGGCCCCAACCAGACGTGGTGGGACCTCGGGTTCCTCGCCCTGGGAGCGGTGCTGGTGGTCGTCGGCTGGCTGCTCGCGCGACCGTCCTCCCGCCGCACCACCACCCCGGTCGCCACCGCCCCCCGCTGA
- a CDS encoding cytochrome c produces MSSSPTATSSRIQRKSRSKLRRRATGLVVLMLALVGAGVIASVVTPTPQVAVAQDQTAQAREGKQLYDNACITCHGANLQGVQDRGPSLIGVGEAAVYFQVSTGRMPAVRSEAQAARKPAKYDTAQIDQLSAYIQENGGGPEVVRNADGSIAQESLRGEDVARGGELFRLNCASCHNFTGRGGALSSGQYAPALDPANEQQIYTAMVSGPQNMPKFSDRQLSAEEKADIIAYVKSSTETPAPGGYGLGGIGPVSEGLAIWVIGIGALVGAAMWIGARA; encoded by the coding sequence ATGAGCTCCTCACCGACCGCGACCAGCTCGCGAATACAACGCAAGAGCCGCAGCAAGCTGCGTCGCCGCGCCACCGGACTGGTGGTGCTGATGCTGGCCCTCGTCGGTGCCGGTGTCATCGCCTCGGTGGTCACCCCCACCCCGCAGGTGGCGGTCGCCCAGGACCAGACGGCGCAGGCTCGTGAGGGCAAGCAGCTCTACGACAACGCGTGCATCACCTGCCACGGCGCGAACCTGCAGGGTGTGCAGGACCGCGGCCCCAGCCTGATCGGCGTGGGCGAGGCGGCCGTGTACTTCCAGGTCTCCACCGGCCGCATGCCGGCAGTCCGCTCCGAGGCGCAGGCCGCTCGCAAGCCTGCCAAGTACGACACCGCGCAGATCGACCAGCTCTCCGCCTACATCCAGGAGAACGGTGGCGGCCCGGAGGTCGTGCGCAACGCCGACGGCAGCATCGCGCAGGAGTCGCTGCGCGGCGAGGACGTCGCCCGCGGCGGCGAGCTCTTCCGTCTCAACTGCGCCTCGTGCCACAACTTCACCGGCCGCGGCGGGGCGCTGTCCTCCGGGCAGTACGCCCCCGCGCTGGACCCGGCCAACGAGCAGCAGATCTACACCGCGATGGTCTCCGGCCCGCAGAACATGCCGAAGTTCTCCGACCGGCAGCTCTCTGCCGAGGAGAAGGCCGACATCATCGCCTACGTCAAGTCGTCGACCGAGACGCCCGCACCGGGCGGCTACGGCCTCGGCGGCATCGGGCCGGTCTCTGAGGGACTGGCCATCTGGGTCATCGGAATCGGGGCGCTCGTGGGTGCCGCGATGTGGATCGGAGCACGGGCATGA
- a CDS encoding ubiquinol-cytochrome c reductase iron-sulfur subunit: MSGGDNQGKPQPTDEELAGMSRDELVTLGLAEDDVVLAHRRDRWPVKGTKAEKRAERSVASWFALSGIAALAFVAVYLFWPWEYAPAGSDKNTLYTLYTPMLGLTMGIAILALGVGVIAYAKKFVPDETAIQQRHLGGSSELDKKTTVALLQDSTDTIGIGRRSLIKRSLGFGAGALGIMAIMPLGGLVKNPWKGGSEAALWTSGWTPKDGETIYLRRSTGHSEDVSLVRAGDLDAGSMETVFPFRESERGDEEALLHALRGSDNPVMLIRLRPEDAAKVVKRKGQETYNYGDYYAYSKICTHLGCPTSLYEQQNNLILCPCHQSQFDVLEYAKPIFGPAARALPQLPITVNSEGYLVANGNFNEAVGPAFWERKS, translated from the coding sequence ATGAGTGGCGGAGACAACCAGGGCAAGCCGCAGCCCACGGACGAAGAGCTCGCCGGCATGAGCCGCGACGAGCTGGTCACGCTGGGGCTGGCCGAGGACGACGTCGTCCTCGCCCACCGGCGTGACCGCTGGCCCGTCAAGGGCACCAAGGCGGAGAAGCGGGCCGAGCGGTCCGTCGCCAGCTGGTTCGCCCTGTCCGGCATCGCGGCGCTGGCGTTCGTCGCCGTGTACCTGTTCTGGCCGTGGGAGTACGCGCCGGCCGGCAGCGACAAGAACACCCTCTACACCCTGTACACCCCGATGCTCGGCCTCACCATGGGCATCGCGATCCTCGCGCTCGGTGTCGGCGTCATCGCTTACGCCAAGAAGTTCGTCCCGGACGAGACCGCGATCCAGCAGCGGCACCTGGGCGGCTCCAGCGAGCTGGACAAGAAGACCACCGTGGCCCTGCTGCAGGACTCCACGGACACCATCGGCATCGGCCGTCGCAGCCTGATCAAGCGGAGCCTGGGCTTCGGCGCCGGCGCGCTGGGCATCATGGCGATCATGCCGCTGGGCGGGCTCGTCAAGAACCCCTGGAAGGGTGGCTCCGAGGCCGCGCTGTGGACCTCGGGCTGGACCCCCAAGGACGGCGAGACCATCTACCTGCGCCGCTCCACCGGTCACTCTGAGGACGTCTCGCTGGTCCGCGCTGGCGACCTCGACGCCGGCTCCATGGAGACGGTGTTCCCCTTCCGCGAGTCCGAGCGGGGTGACGAGGAGGCGCTGCTGCACGCACTGCGCGGCTCCGACAACCCGGTCATGCTCATCCGCCTGCGTCCCGAGGACGCCGCCAAGGTGGTCAAGCGCAAGGGCCAGGAGACCTACAACTACGGCGACTACTACGCCTACTCCAAGATCTGCACCCACCTCGGTTGCCCGACGTCGCTCTACGAGCAGCAGAACAACCTGATCCTGTGCCCGTGCCACCAGTCGCAGTTCGACGTGCTGGAGTACGCGAAGCCGATCTTCGGCCCGGCGGCACGCGCCCTGCCCCAGCTGCCCATCACGGTCAACAGCGAGGGCTACCTGGTCGCGAACGGTAACTTCAACGAAGCGGTCGGCCCGGCCTTCTGGGAGCGCAAGTCATGA
- a CDS encoding heme-copper oxidase subunit III, whose amino-acid sequence MTSSVGTSGTAITQRVHSLNRPNMVSVGTVVWLSSELMFFAGLFAMYFTARAQADPAMGWPPEPTELELPYALVFTVILVASSFTCQMGVFAAERGDVFGLRRWYMVTLVLGLIFVLGQANEFKNLVHHGTSISSSSYGSVFYLTTGFHGLHVIGGLVAFVFLMMRTRMSKFTPAQATAAIVVSYYWHFVDIVWIGLFATIYIVR is encoded by the coding sequence GTGACGAGCTCAGTAGGGACCTCCGGGACCGCCATCACCCAACGCGTGCACTCGCTGAACCGACCCAACATGGTCAGCGTCGGCACGGTGGTCTGGCTGTCCAGCGAACTGATGTTCTTTGCCGGCCTGTTTGCCATGTACTTCACAGCACGTGCGCAGGCAGACCCGGCCATGGGTTGGCCGCCGGAGCCTACGGAGCTAGAGCTTCCGTACGCCCTGGTGTTCACGGTCATCCTGGTGGCTTCCTCCTTCACCTGCCAGATGGGCGTGTTCGCCGCCGAGCGCGGTGACGTGTTCGGCCTGCGCCGCTGGTACATGGTGACGCTGGTGCTGGGCCTCATCTTCGTGCTGGGCCAGGCCAACGAGTTCAAGAACCTGGTGCACCACGGCACGTCGATCTCCAGCAGCTCCTACGGCTCGGTCTTCTACCTCACCACCGGCTTCCACGGCCTGCACGTGATCGGCGGACTGGTCGCCTTCGTGTTCCTGATGATGCGCACCCGGATGAGCAAGTTCACGCCAGCTCAGGCCACCGCGGCCATCGTCGTGTCCTACTACTGGCACTTCGTCGACATCGTGTGGATCGGCCTGTTCGCCACGATCTACATCGTGCGCTGA
- a CDS encoding acetoacetate--CoA ligase has protein sequence MQQSTEPIWSPGPEAEHSQLAAFARKAGDLAGRDLSDYADLLAWSTTELEQFWELVWQHFDVRSATPYTQVLSGRGMPGADWFTGATLSYVEHALRGPAEARAVVETNEAGDSVTTTLGQLRSEVAAVAAALRGLGVQQGDRVVGYLPNTRVSLVAFLATASLGATWSACGQDYGPAAATDRFAQLRPTVLVAADGYRFSGTTVDRRDAAAELAAGLPTLRAVVHVDHVGAGEPAPLAGGVRTLAWAQALATTDAEGNPHPLDVVDVAFDHPLWVLFSSGTTGKPKGIVHSHGGVLLVHLAALGLQLDLGPDDTFFWYTNTNWMMWNLTVAGLLVGSAVVLHDGSPVFPSPDTLWQVVEREGVTVFGLSPGYLLACEKAGLVPGRQHDLSALRTIGSTGSTLHLSAYGYVHDAVSERVQLVSTSGGTDVACAFVGGAPTVPVHVGEIPAAALGVALDAYGPEGQSLRGEVGELVVTEPMPSMPVFFWDDEDGSRYRAAYFDTYPGVWRHGDWITLTDRGSVVVHGRSDSTLNRNGVRLGSADIYEVVEAFEEVAEALVIGAEMPDGSYWMPMFLVLAEGATLDDDLRARIVAALRRDASPRHVPSELIPVAAIPHTRTGKKLEVPVKRVLQGADPGTALSLGAVDDPSLIDQFVRLGAERRAATANP, from the coding sequence ATGCAGCAGAGCACCGAGCCCATCTGGTCGCCCGGCCCGGAGGCCGAGCACAGCCAGCTCGCCGCGTTCGCCCGCAAGGCCGGTGACCTCGCCGGGCGCGACCTGTCCGACTACGCCGACCTGCTCGCCTGGTCCACCACCGAGCTGGAGCAGTTCTGGGAGCTGGTCTGGCAGCACTTCGACGTCCGCTCGGCCACCCCGTACACCCAGGTGCTCTCCGGCCGGGGGATGCCCGGCGCCGACTGGTTCACCGGCGCGACGCTGAGCTACGTCGAGCACGCGCTGCGCGGCCCGGCCGAGGCGCGGGCCGTGGTGGAGACCAACGAGGCCGGCGACTCGGTCACCACCACCCTCGGCCAGCTGCGCAGCGAGGTCGCCGCCGTGGCCGCGGCGCTGCGCGGGCTGGGGGTGCAGCAGGGCGACCGCGTCGTCGGCTACCTGCCCAACACCCGGGTCTCGCTGGTCGCCTTCCTGGCCACCGCCTCCCTCGGCGCCACCTGGTCGGCCTGCGGGCAGGACTACGGCCCCGCCGCCGCCACCGACCGCTTCGCCCAGCTGCGGCCCACCGTGCTCGTCGCCGCCGACGGCTACCGGTTCAGCGGCACCACCGTCGACCGCCGCGACGCCGCCGCCGAGCTGGCCGCCGGGCTGCCCACCCTGCGGGCGGTGGTGCACGTGGACCACGTCGGCGCCGGTGAGCCCGCCCCGCTGGCCGGGGGAGTGCGCACCCTGGCGTGGGCGCAGGCCCTGGCCACCACCGACGCCGAAGGCAACCCGCACCCGCTGGACGTCGTGGACGTCGCGTTCGACCACCCGCTGTGGGTGCTGTTCTCCTCCGGCACCACCGGCAAGCCCAAGGGCATCGTGCACAGCCACGGCGGGGTGCTGCTGGTGCACCTGGCGGCGCTGGGCCTGCAGCTCGACCTCGGGCCCGACGACACCTTCTTCTGGTACACCAACACCAACTGGATGATGTGGAACCTCACCGTCGCCGGCCTGCTGGTGGGCTCGGCGGTGGTGCTGCACGACGGCAGCCCCGTCTTCCCCAGCCCGGACACCCTCTGGCAGGTGGTGGAGCGGGAGGGCGTCACCGTGTTCGGGCTCAGCCCCGGCTACCTGCTGGCCTGCGAGAAGGCGGGCCTGGTGCCGGGCCGCCAGCACGACCTGTCGGCGCTGCGCACCATCGGCAGCACCGGCTCCACCCTGCACCTGTCGGCCTACGGCTACGTGCACGACGCGGTGTCCGAGCGGGTGCAGCTGGTGTCCACCAGCGGCGGCACCGACGTGGCCTGCGCCTTCGTCGGTGGCGCCCCCACGGTGCCGGTGCACGTGGGGGAGATCCCGGCCGCCGCGCTCGGGGTGGCGCTGGACGCCTACGGCCCGGAGGGGCAGTCGCTGCGCGGGGAGGTCGGTGAGCTGGTGGTGACCGAGCCGATGCCGTCCATGCCGGTGTTCTTCTGGGACGACGAGGACGGCTCGCGGTACCGGGCGGCGTACTTCGACACCTACCCGGGGGTGTGGCGCCACGGCGACTGGATCACCCTCACCGACCGCGGCAGCGTGGTGGTGCACGGTCGCTCGGACTCCACGCTCAACCGCAACGGGGTGCGGCTGGGCAGCGCGGACATCTACGAGGTGGTGGAGGCCTTCGAGGAGGTGGCCGAGGCACTGGTGATCGGGGCGGAGATGCCCGACGGCAGCTACTGGATGCCGATGTTCCTGGTGCTCGCCGAGGGCGCCACCCTGGACGACGACCTGCGCGCGCGCATCGTGGCCGCGCTGCGCCGGGACGCCTCGCCCCGGCACGTGCCCAGCGAGCTGATCCCGGTGGCCGCCATCCCGCACACCCGCACCGGCAAGAAGCTCGAGGTTCCGGTGAAGCGGGTGCTGCAGGGCGCCGACCCGGGGACGGCGTTGAGCCTTGGGGCAGTTGATGATCCGTCACTCATCGACCAGTTCGTGCGGCTGGGCGCCGAGCGCAGGGCCGCCACCGCCAACCCCTGA